Proteins encoded by one window of Candidatus Methylomirabilota bacterium:
- a CDS encoding glutamyl-tRNA reductase, whose translation MPLFVAGLSHKNAPIELRERLAVEEDKLRELLRDIAATGAVDEALVLSTCNRVEVYGVAAVPGEARAVAFRHLCAHRGVGLTAIEPLLYTHLEAEAVRHAFRVASSL comes from the coding sequence ATGCCGCTCTTCGTCGCCGGCCTCTCCCACAAGAACGCGCCGATCGAGCTGCGCGAGCGCCTCGCGGTGGAGGAGGACAAGCTCCGCGAGCTCCTGCGCGACATCGCGGCGACGGGCGCGGTCGACGAGGCGCTCGTCCTCTCGACCTGCAACCGCGTGGAGGTGTACGGCGTCGCGGCCGTCCCCGGGGAAGCGCGGGCCGTGGCGTTCCGCCACCTCTGCGCGCATCGGGGCGTCGGCCTCACGGCGATCGAGCCGCTCCTCTACACGCACCTGGAGGCCGAGGCGGTGCGCCACGCCTTCCGCGTGGCGTCGAGCCT
- a CDS encoding cytochrome c biogenesis protein, giving the protein MHPTLLSLAIIAYVAATGLSLAYLVQREEWIHRFASVATIAGWLLHTVALLARGFELGRPPLASLPEAVSVAVWVSVLLALWVERLSGVKVLGAFVLPIVLMLSLRSATTRSLPGLGPALGGAWLWVHIGLALIGIAAFVLNFAGALMYLLQERQLRMKRPGNLYYRLPALETLDRLTYRTLALGFPFLTTGILLGVLWAGPAWGSVLTFDPLALLSLVAWAIYAGTLAGRAAAGWHGRRAAYFAIVGFAALVLTLGAGLFLPGRHGS; this is encoded by the coding sequence ATGCACCCGACCCTCTTGAGCCTTGCGATCATCGCCTACGTGGCGGCGACGGGCCTCTCGCTCGCCTATCTCGTCCAGCGCGAGGAGTGGATCCATCGCTTCGCCTCCGTCGCGACGATCGCCGGCTGGCTCCTGCACACGGTGGCGCTCCTGGCGCGCGGCTTCGAGCTCGGCCGACCGCCGCTCGCGAGCCTCCCCGAGGCCGTGTCGGTGGCCGTCTGGGTGAGCGTGCTGCTGGCGCTCTGGGTGGAGCGCCTGTCGGGCGTGAAGGTCCTCGGCGCCTTCGTCCTGCCGATCGTCCTGATGCTGAGCCTCAGGTCGGCGACGACGCGCTCGCTGCCGGGGCTCGGGCCCGCGCTCGGCGGGGCGTGGCTCTGGGTCCACATCGGCCTGGCGCTCATCGGCATCGCCGCGTTCGTCCTGAACTTCGCCGGCGCGCTGATGTACCTCCTGCAGGAGCGTCAGCTCCGGATGAAGCGGCCGGGCAACCTCTATTACCGGCTGCCCGCCCTCGAGACGCTCGACCGGCTGACCTACCGGACGCTCGCGCTCGGATTTCCGTTCCTCACCACCGGCATCCTCCTCGGCGTCCTCTGGGCGGGCCCTGCCTGGGGCAGCGTCCTCACGTTTGATCCGCTGGCCCTGCTTTCGCTCGTCGCGTGGGCGATCTACGCGGGCACGCTCGCGGGGCGCGCGGCCGCGGGCTGGCACGGGCGCCGCGCCGCCTACTTCGCGATCGTCGGCTTCGCCGCGCTCGTCCTGACGCTCGGCGCCGGGCTGTTCCTGCCCGGCCGCCACGGCTCGTAG
- a CDS encoding formate dehydrogenase accessory protein FdhE — translation MRLLEEWDDLLRRRPGFREPLALYGPLLESWARGSIEGLHPLRWTAEECEARWKRDLPLLPESPPSLRPEDVEGALGSCLDVLAAVGRHGEAVRRFVQAWDAGEIGPVELFPGKGRLGAAWIEERLGVPGEVLGALACGALRPALEAYFAECRSHLKDGRWALGVCPFCGAPPGFADVTESGQRRLACHVCGGGWVFPRLCCPFCGHQDAKDLVRLEAEEKEEGYFVSACKRCHAYVKELDRRVRWNGGSALIEDWGTPHFDLVATRAGYWRPLPTLLQLVA, via the coding sequence GTGAGACTGCTCGAGGAGTGGGACGATCTCCTGCGCCGTCGCCCCGGCTTTCGCGAGCCGTTGGCGCTCTACGGTCCGCTGCTGGAGTCGTGGGCCCGGGGGTCCATCGAGGGGCTTCACCCGCTCCGGTGGACGGCCGAGGAGTGCGAGGCGCGCTGGAAGCGGGACCTTCCGCTCCTCCCGGAGAGTCCGCCATCCCTCCGGCCGGAGGACGTCGAAGGCGCCCTCGGGTCGTGCCTCGACGTCCTCGCCGCGGTTGGCAGGCACGGAGAGGCCGTCCGTCGGTTCGTCCAGGCCTGGGACGCCGGTGAGATCGGCCCCGTCGAGCTGTTCCCCGGCAAGGGGCGGCTGGGCGCGGCCTGGATCGAAGAACGCCTCGGAGTTCCCGGGGAAGTCCTGGGCGCTCTCGCGTGTGGCGCGCTCCGTCCCGCGCTCGAAGCCTATTTCGCCGAGTGCCGGTCGCATCTCAAGGACGGCCGATGGGCGCTCGGCGTCTGCCCGTTCTGCGGCGCGCCCCCGGGGTTCGCCGACGTGACGGAGAGCGGCCAGCGCCGGCTGGCGTGTCACGTGTGCGGCGGCGGGTGGGTGTTCCCGAGGCTCTGCTGTCCGTTCTGCGGTCACCAGGACGCCAAGGATCTCGTGCGTCTCGAGGCCGAGGAGAAGGAGGAGGGTTACTTCGTCTCGGCCTGCAAGCGGTGCCACGCCTACGTCAAGGAGCTCGACCGGCGGGTTCGTTGGAACGGGGGCTCGGCGCTGATCGAGGACTGGGGCACGCCCCACTTCGACCTCGTCGCCACCCGCGCCGGCTACTGGCGACCCCTGCCGACGCTCCTGCAGCTCGTCGCCTGA
- the nrfD gene encoding NrfD/PsrC family molybdoenzyme membrane anchor subunit: MEPGLLKSADWPLLIDLYFFLGGLAGGAFVIATVANLLGGERHRDVVRIGYYVAFLAILPGPLFLILDLGLPTRFLHMLMVSKPSVEIGMDAITVGPFHLKPFSPMSVGAWGLLGFSFFAFLAALDVFLEDRGGRSMKRLRVVVGVVGGLFGFFIAAYPGVLLGATARPLFISAHWLGALFLVVGASTGGAAIALILSLFGGRARESLSALRRFTAFALSLQLAALLLFVITVWLAGSAGIARALAQLVAGPYSVTFWLGAVLVGIVVPLVLQMSPRKAAPGMTALVSALILVGGFLVKYVIIAAGQAT, encoded by the coding sequence ATGGAGCCCGGTCTCCTGAAGAGCGCGGACTGGCCGCTCCTGATCGATCTCTATTTCTTCCTCGGGGGCCTGGCGGGCGGAGCGTTCGTGATCGCCACGGTCGCCAACCTGCTCGGCGGCGAGCGCCACCGCGACGTCGTGCGCATCGGCTACTACGTCGCGTTCCTCGCGATCCTGCCGGGCCCGCTCTTCCTGATCCTCGACCTCGGGCTCCCAACGCGGTTTCTCCACATGCTCATGGTGTCCAAGCCCTCGGTCGAGATCGGGATGGACGCGATCACGGTCGGGCCGTTCCATCTCAAGCCCTTCTCGCCGATGAGCGTCGGCGCGTGGGGGCTCCTCGGCTTCAGCTTCTTCGCGTTTCTCGCCGCGCTCGACGTCTTCCTCGAGGACCGGGGCGGCCGGAGCATGAAGAGGCTCCGGGTGGTCGTCGGCGTGGTCGGGGGCTTGTTCGGCTTCTTCATCGCGGCGTATCCCGGGGTGCTGCTCGGCGCCACCGCGCGACCGCTGTTCATCAGCGCGCACTGGCTCGGCGCCCTCTTCCTCGTCGTGGGCGCGTCCACCGGGGGCGCGGCGATCGCGCTGATCCTGAGCCTGTTCGGCGGCCGGGCGCGCGAGTCGCTGTCGGCCCTCAGGCGGTTCACGGCGTTCGCGCTGAGCCTCCAGCTCGCGGCGCTGCTGCTCTTCGTCATCACGGTCTGGTTGGCGGGCTCGGCCGGGATCGCCCGGGCCCTGGCGCAGCTCGTCGCGGGCCCCTACAGCGTCACCTTCTGGCTCGGCGCGGTCCTCGTGGGGATCGTGGTCCCGCTCGTGCTCCAGATGTCCCCCAGGAAGGCGGCGCCGGGGATGACGGCGCTCGTCTCGGCGTTGATCCTGGTGGGCGGGTTCCTCGTCAAGTACGTGATCATCGCGGCGGGGCAGGCCACCTGA